Proteins from one Niallia circulans genomic window:
- a CDS encoding XapX domain-containing protein — MKLLLLALITGFLTGFIFALLKLPIPAPGALPGIIGIVGIYAGFKVYVGLEPWISSLFSKH; from the coding sequence ATGAAGTTACTTCTATTAGCACTTATAACCGGGTTTTTGACAGGTTTCATCTTCGCTTTACTCAAGCTGCCAATACCAGCACCAGGGGCATTACCAGGGATAATCGGAATTGTTGGCATTTATGCAGGGTTTAAAGTATATGTTGGCTTAGAGCCATGGATCTCAAGCCTGTTCTCGAAGCATTGA
- a CDS encoding response regulator — protein sequence MKGKILIVDDQFGIRILLNEVFQKEGYKTFQAANGVQALEIVTQEVPDLVLLDMKIPGMDGIEILKRMKKLYKDIRVIIMTAYGELDMIQEAKDLGALTHFAKPFDIDDLRAAVKEYIVS from the coding sequence ATGAAAGGGAAAATATTAATCGTGGATGACCAGTTCGGTATCAGAATTTTATTAAATGAAGTGTTTCAAAAAGAAGGCTACAAAACATTTCAGGCTGCAAATGGAGTGCAGGCGCTAGAAATAGTGACACAAGAGGTTCCTGATTTGGTACTTCTTGATATGAAAATCCCTGGAATGGATGGCATTGAAATATTAAAACGGATGAAAAAGCTTTACAAGGATATTCGTGTAATTATCATGACGGCATATGGTGAGCTTGATATGATTCAGGAAGCAAAGGATCTTGGAGCATTGACACATTTTGCAAAGCCATTCGACATTGATGATTTGCGTGCGGCAGTTAAGGAATATATCGTCAGCTAA
- a CDS encoding LytR/AlgR family response regulator transcription factor, protein MKIGLVDDRAIDLDKLEGIVSAIPEVEIVFATASAEEAYEQIKKEAISLLIADIEMPNLSGYELADIIHSHALNINVIFVTGNSGYAVHAFELNVHDYIMKPYSKDRLVQSVKRLIEKSQSAEIAGRIYIKQKNDIHIILKKDIIFIERSGRSTTIHTKTEAIKTYQTLNELEGELRERDFVRSHRSFIINIHCIKSFSLYAKNSYTVTFEGTEAKAMITKEKVEFIQNNYF, encoded by the coding sequence ATGAAAATCGGGTTAGTTGATGATAGGGCAATTGATTTAGATAAACTAGAAGGTATCGTTTCTGCCATCCCAGAGGTAGAAATTGTGTTTGCGACTGCATCAGCAGAAGAGGCATATGAACAAATAAAAAAGGAAGCTATCTCTCTTCTTATCGCAGATATAGAGATGCCGAATCTGTCAGGGTATGAGCTAGCTGACATTATTCACTCACATGCATTGAATATAAACGTTATTTTTGTAACGGGGAATAGTGGCTATGCCGTTCATGCTTTTGAATTGAATGTTCATGACTATATTATGAAGCCTTATTCAAAAGACCGGCTTGTTCAGTCTGTTAAGAGACTGATTGAAAAATCTCAGTCTGCAGAAATAGCCGGAAGAATTTATATAAAACAAAAGAATGATATACATATTATTTTAAAGAAGGACATTATTTTCATTGAGAGATCTGGAAGGTCCACAACAATCCATACGAAAACGGAAGCGATTAAAACATATCAGACACTTAATGAACTAGAAGGTGAATTAAGAGAGAGAGACTTCGTCAGATCCCACCGCTCCTTTATTATTAATATCCACTGCATTAAAAGCTTTTCCTTGTATGCCAAAAATTCCTATACGGTGACATTTGAAGGGACAGAAGCAAAAGCAATGATAACAAAGGAAAAGGTCGAATTCATTCAAAATAATTATTTCTAA
- a CDS encoding UDP-N-acetylglucosamine 1-carboxyvinyltransferase — protein MEKLMIAGGSPLKGTVRISGAKNSAVALIPATILAESPVTIEGLPDISDVHILKGIMEELGGSVSFSDSDMTIDPTSMISMPMPNGKVKKLRASYYLMGAMLGRFKKAVIGLPGGCHLGPRPIDQHIKGFEALGAQVTNEQGAIYLRADELRGARIYLDVVSVGATINIMLAAVRAKGRTIIENAAKEPEIIDVATLLTNMGAKIKGAGTDVIRIDGVDRLDGCRHTIIPDRIEAGTYIIIGAAVGDGILIDNVIPQHLESLIAKLREMGVHIESSGDQVFVSSNPDLKPVDIKTLVYPGFPTDLQQPFTSLLTKTNGTSMVTDTIYSARFKHIDELRRMNATIKVEGRSAIINGPVHLQGARVKASDLRAGAALVIAGLMADGITEVTGIEHIDRGYGQLVEKLKGLGASIWREGMTQEEYEQIKNG, from the coding sequence ATGGAAAAACTTATGATTGCAGGTGGATCACCATTAAAAGGCACGGTACGCATTAGCGGTGCAAAAAACAGTGCAGTTGCACTGATACCAGCCACTATTTTAGCAGAATCTCCAGTGACCATTGAGGGATTGCCTGACATTTCTGATGTACACATATTGAAAGGGATAATGGAGGAATTAGGAGGAAGTGTTTCATTCTCTGATTCTGATATGACGATTGACCCGACTTCTATGATTTCCATGCCTATGCCAAATGGTAAGGTCAAAAAGCTGCGTGCTTCCTATTACTTAATGGGAGCAATGCTTGGCAGATTTAAAAAAGCTGTAATTGGATTGCCTGGAGGCTGCCACTTAGGTCCAAGGCCGATTGATCAGCATATAAAAGGATTCGAAGCATTAGGAGCTCAAGTGACAAATGAACAGGGAGCTATATATCTAAGAGCTGATGAGCTGAGGGGAGCCAGAATCTATCTCGATGTAGTGAGTGTAGGGGCAACTATTAATATCATGCTTGCGGCTGTTAGAGCAAAAGGCAGAACAATTATTGAGAATGCCGCTAAAGAACCAGAAATCATTGATGTTGCTACATTGTTGACTAATATGGGTGCTAAAATTAAAGGTGCAGGAACAGATGTCATTCGAATCGATGGTGTTGATCGTTTAGATGGCTGTCGTCATACCATTATTCCTGACCGAATTGAGGCCGGAACTTATATAATTATTGGTGCAGCGGTTGGTGATGGAATACTGATTGATAATGTAATACCACAGCATTTAGAATCTCTTATCGCTAAATTAAGGGAAATGGGTGTGCATATAGAATCAAGTGGTGATCAAGTATTTGTCAGCTCCAATCCTGATTTGAAGCCAGTGGATATTAAAACCCTTGTTTACCCGGGATTCCCAACAGATTTACAGCAGCCGTTCACATCGCTTTTAACGAAAACAAACGGTACAAGCATGGTAACGGATACAATATACAGTGCCCGCTTCAAGCATATTGATGAACTGAGAAGGATGAATGCCACGATTAAAGTAGAAGGAAGATCGGCAATTATCAATGGACCGGTCCATTTGCAAGGAGCACGTGTTAAGGCAAGTGATTTAAGAGCTGGAGCAGCATTGGTAATTGCAGGATTGATGGCAGATGGCATCACTGAAGTTACTGGTATTGAGCATATTGACAGAGGATATGGACAGCTTGTAGAGAAGCTGAAAGGCTTAGGAGCTTCTATCTGGCGTGAGGGCATGACCCAGGAAGAGTATGAACAAATAAAGAATGGTTGA
- a CDS encoding sensor histidine kinase: MRAEQLYWIILFTVSAVHIGLFYYVFNWHFSIWIMALILIAGVCLFYKRGKALITELGWRLHALFWVVQAIIAAVALTLKAEWLWLVSFLLFWGIEFIRNMVTVELSEVRRELAETDREREKMNETFRTVRSERHDFLKHIAAIHYMVEKNEFKEAAAYLNVLVDGYKETNLSIKGESGAVAAVLHQHYMKAQKESIEVIYDLDVPISVMPVPDKELVALVGNLLENSLEACLEWQKAYQQQAFITLNLVKRSGLYILTLRNRTMPIPAKILDRLYIQFGNSTKAGSDRGIGTKVIYEIVKKHQGVLDFVYKEEEFTVKIKLPAIR, encoded by the coding sequence GTGAGGGCAGAACAACTTTATTGGATTATATTATTTACAGTTTCCGCCGTTCATATAGGCTTGTTTTATTACGTCTTTAACTGGCATTTTTCCATATGGATAATGGCTCTTATACTGATAGCAGGAGTATGTTTGTTTTATAAACGTGGAAAAGCTCTAATAACTGAATTGGGATGGAGGCTTCATGCTTTATTCTGGGTTGTGCAAGCAATTATTGCGGCAGTAGCACTAACTTTGAAGGCGGAATGGCTTTGGCTCGTTTCTTTCCTGCTGTTCTGGGGTATTGAATTCATTAGAAATATGGTAACAGTGGAATTGTCAGAAGTGAGAAGAGAATTAGCAGAAACTGACAGGGAACGAGAAAAAATGAATGAGACGTTTCGAACAGTTAGAAGTGAACGTCATGATTTCCTGAAGCATATAGCTGCCATTCATTATATGGTCGAGAAAAATGAATTTAAAGAAGCCGCTGCTTATTTGAATGTACTTGTTGATGGCTATAAGGAAACAAATCTCTCTATTAAGGGTGAAAGTGGAGCAGTTGCTGCTGTTCTGCATCAACATTATATGAAAGCGCAAAAAGAAAGTATAGAAGTAATTTACGATTTAGATGTACCGATTTCTGTCATGCCGGTGCCAGATAAAGAGCTTGTCGCTCTTGTTGGAAACTTGCTTGAAAATAGTCTTGAAGCCTGCCTTGAATGGCAAAAAGCCTATCAGCAGCAAGCCTTTATCACATTGAATTTAGTGAAACGAAGTGGATTATATATATTAACCTTAAGAAATCGCACAATGCCCATCCCTGCAAAAATATTGGATCGGCTCTATATTCAATTTGGGAATTCAACAAAGGCAGGAAGCGATAGGGGTATCGGAACAAAGGTAATATATGAAATTGTTAAAAAGCATCAAGGTGTTTTGGATTTTGTTTATAAGGAAGAAGAGTTTACGGTCAAGATTAAACTGCCAGCTATCCGCTGA
- the rpoE gene encoding DNA-directed RNA polymerase subunit delta has product MSVDKFTKEELNEMSLIEIAYELLNGAKTPYSFNEIVKEVSRLVDLSEDQINDRLAQFYTDINIDGRFLSLGDNRWGLRTWYPVDKSEEDVVTVTKPKKKKAKKAAEDDFDDYDDSVEEDYEEFDEDDDVEDEDDLLDDDLADDEEEDDDSFDEDAEDSFEIDEDELDEDLDEEDDEEDEDEFEDEDEEDK; this is encoded by the coding sequence ATGAGTGTTGATAAGTTTACAAAAGAAGAATTAAATGAAATGTCATTAATTGAAATTGCATATGAACTATTAAATGGTGCAAAAACACCATATTCTTTCAATGAAATTGTGAAGGAAGTAAGCAGGCTAGTGGATTTGTCTGAAGATCAAATCAATGATAGACTTGCACAATTCTATACAGATATTAATATTGACGGACGCTTTCTGTCATTAGGAGATAATCGTTGGGGATTACGTACATGGTATCCTGTTGATAAGTCAGAGGAAGATGTCGTTACGGTAACGAAGCCGAAGAAGAAAAAAGCGAAAAAAGCTGCTGAAGATGATTTCGACGATTATGATGACAGTGTAGAAGAAGATTATGAAGAGTTTGATGAGGACGATGATGTCGAAGATGAGGACGATTTGCTAGATGACGACCTAGCAGATGACGAAGAAGAAGACGATGACAGCTTTGACGAAGATGCAGAAGATAGTTTTGAAATCGACGAAGATGAGCTGGATGAGGATTTAGACGAAGAAGATGATGAAGAAGATGAGGATGAGTTTGAAGACGAGGATGAGGAAGATAAATAA
- the cls gene encoding cardiolipin synthase translates to MYTFLIIICVLLMLIFLLYIDFIVGKAITKRKVTRRNYPFRESNFQIFNDGKDLFPDLFQELENAEKHIHILFYTVKADTISTQFLEILERKAQDGIEVRLLLDWLGSFQVRKKIRNKLKEAGVEFAYCNKPTLPFFYSLQVRNHRKISIIDGKTSYVGGFNIGKDYIHANLKLSPWRDYHFKMTGQGVDDLQREFLLDWTDATKTNLLQNPIYFPKQPKGNARHQIIPTQGVYLEDVLCGLIRNTRKTLFIGTPYFIPSKRIMKELSMAQDRNVTITLLLPTKPDHILVKEASFPYLRTLLKGGAKAYHYKHGFFHGKIVTADDEICLVGTPNFDKRSIFLNHELVCSIFEPSFITEMNSFVDKDIAVSEEYTLQYLEKPKPKTVLLEWIARIFAPLL, encoded by the coding sequence ATGTATACTTTTTTAATCATCATTTGTGTTTTGTTAATGCTCATTTTTTTACTTTATATAGATTTCATTGTCGGCAAAGCTATCACTAAGCGAAAGGTTACGAGAAGAAATTATCCGTTTCGGGAAAGTAACTTTCAAATCTTCAACGACGGTAAGGACCTCTTTCCAGACTTATTTCAAGAGCTGGAAAATGCCGAAAAGCATATACATATATTATTTTACACGGTAAAAGCAGATACAATTAGCACACAGTTTTTAGAAATTCTTGAAAGGAAAGCACAAGATGGGATTGAGGTAAGACTGTTGCTGGATTGGCTCGGAAGCTTTCAGGTCAGAAAAAAAATCCGCAATAAGTTAAAGGAGGCAGGAGTAGAGTTTGCATATTGCAATAAACCAACACTGCCATTTTTCTATTCTTTGCAGGTTAGAAATCACCGGAAGATTTCCATAATTGATGGAAAAACAAGCTATGTTGGCGGTTTTAATATTGGTAAAGATTATATTCACGCCAATTTAAAATTAAGTCCGTGGAGGGACTACCATTTTAAAATGACAGGTCAGGGTGTTGATGACCTGCAGCGTGAATTTTTACTAGACTGGACCGATGCCACAAAAACAAATCTGCTTCAAAACCCTATTTACTTTCCCAAACAGCCTAAAGGTAATGCCAGACATCAGATTATTCCAACCCAAGGAGTCTATTTAGAGGATGTTCTTTGCGGACTTATCCGCAATACACGGAAAACTCTATTTATTGGAACTCCCTATTTCATCCCTAGCAAAAGGATAATGAAAGAGCTTAGCATGGCTCAAGACAGAAACGTCACAATCACCCTGCTATTGCCAACAAAGCCTGATCATATTTTAGTAAAGGAAGCCTCCTTCCCCTACTTACGTACCCTGTTAAAGGGTGGTGCAAAGGCTTATCATTATAAACATGGTTTTTTTCATGGTAAGATTGTTACAGCAGATGACGAAATTTGTCTTGTCGGCACACCTAATTTTGATAAGAGAAGCATTTTCTTGAACCACGAACTGGTTTGCAGTATTTTTGAACCTAGCTTTATTACAGAAATGAACAGCTTTGTTGATAAGGATATTGCCGTATCAGAAGAATACACGCTTCAATACTTAGAAAAGCCTAAACCGAAAACAGTATTGCTAGAATGGATCGCCAGAATATTTGCTCCTCTGCTGTAA
- a CDS encoding CTP synthase: MTKYIFVTGGVVSSLGKGITAASLGRLLKNRGVSVTIQKFDPYINVDPGTMSPYQHGEVFVTDDGAETDLDLGHYERFIDINLTKYNNVTTGKIYSTVLRKERRGDYLGGTVQVIPHITNEIKERVFRAGRETNADVVITEIGGTVGDIESLPFLEAIRQIKNDIGRENVMYIHCTLVPYIKAAGEMKTKPTQHSVKELRSLGIQPNVIVVRTEKPISQDMKDKIALFCDIDTNSVIECQDADTLYTIPLALQEQNLDQIVCDHLHLKCGEADMEEWIELVDKVRNLSKTVKIALVGKYVELQDAYISVVEALKHAGYAFDADIEIDWINAEHVTAENAKELLQHADGILVPGGFGDRGVEGKIITTQYARENKVPFFGICLGMQVASIEFARNVLGWNGANSSELDEKTSYPVIDLLPEQKDIEDLGGTLRLGLYPCKLKENTKAYEAYQDEVIYERHRHRYEFNNQYRQEMEDAGFVFSGTSPDGRLVEIVELKDHPWFVASQFHPEFISRPTRPQPLFREFVGSSLRFSEK, from the coding sequence ATGACAAAATATATTTTTGTTACAGGTGGGGTTGTTTCATCACTTGGAAAAGGAATTACTGCAGCTTCATTAGGAAGACTGCTAAAAAACCGTGGAGTGAGCGTAACCATTCAAAAATTCGATCCATATATTAACGTGGACCCAGGTACAATGAGTCCATATCAGCATGGTGAGGTTTTTGTTACAGATGATGGTGCGGAAACAGATCTTGACCTAGGACATTATGAGCGTTTTATTGACATTAACCTAACGAAGTACAATAATGTCACAACAGGAAAAATCTACTCAACTGTACTACGAAAAGAGCGCAGAGGAGACTATTTGGGAGGAACTGTTCAAGTTATCCCTCATATTACGAATGAGATTAAAGAAAGAGTATTCCGAGCAGGCCGTGAAACAAATGCTGATGTTGTTATAACGGAAATCGGGGGAACTGTCGGTGATATCGAGTCATTGCCATTCTTAGAGGCAATCCGCCAAATTAAAAATGATATCGGCAGAGAAAATGTAATGTATATTCACTGTACATTAGTGCCTTATATCAAAGCAGCTGGCGAAATGAAAACAAAGCCAACACAGCACAGTGTTAAAGAGCTTCGCAGCTTAGGTATTCAGCCAAATGTAATTGTAGTGAGAACAGAAAAGCCAATTTCACAAGATATGAAGGATAAGATTGCTTTATTCTGTGACATTGACACAAATTCTGTTATTGAATGTCAGGATGCAGATACATTGTATACAATTCCATTAGCACTTCAAGAACAAAACTTAGATCAAATCGTATGTGACCACCTGCATCTTAAATGTGGGGAAGCGGATATGGAAGAATGGATTGAGCTTGTTGATAAAGTCCGCAACTTATCGAAAACAGTTAAGATTGCTCTTGTCGGAAAGTATGTTGAGCTTCAAGATGCTTACATTTCTGTTGTGGAAGCATTAAAGCATGCAGGATATGCATTTGACGCAGATATCGAAATTGACTGGATCAATGCAGAGCATGTTACTGCTGAAAATGCGAAAGAATTGTTGCAGCATGCAGATGGAATCCTTGTACCAGGAGGATTTGGTGACCGTGGTGTTGAAGGGAAAATCATTACAACACAATATGCGCGTGAAAATAAAGTTCCGTTCTTCGGAATTTGTCTTGGAATGCAAGTAGCGTCCATTGAGTTTGCTCGCAATGTTTTAGGCTGGAATGGAGCTAATTCTTCTGAGTTGGATGAAAAAACTTCATACCCTGTTATCGATTTGCTGCCAGAGCAAAAGGATATCGAGGATCTTGGAGGAACTCTTCGTTTAGGTCTATATCCATGTAAATTAAAAGAAAACACAAAAGCATATGAAGCATACCAAGATGAAGTTATCTATGAAAGACATCGTCATCGTTATGAGTTCAATAACCAATATCGCCAAGAGATGGAAGACGCTGGTTTCGTGTTCTCAGGAACAAGTCCTGACGGCCGTCTAGTGGAAATTGTCGAGCTTAAGGATCACCCTTGGTTTGTAGCATCACAATTCCATCCAGAATTCATCTCAAGACCAACAAGACCACAACCACTATTCCGTGAATTTGTAGGATCTTCCTTGCGTTTCTCTGAGAAATAA
- the uvsE gene encoding UV DNA damage repair endonuclease UvsE, giving the protein MKFRFGYVSTATNLWDASPSKTMTFARYKELPEEERKQRLLEITKTNLTNTKRALHYNIGHEIMLYRMSSSIVPLATHPDVMWDYLTPFKEEFAEIGQLVKEHGLRVSFHPNQYTLFTSPRPEVTKNAVIDMEYHYKMLEAMGVEDRSVINIHIGGTYGDKEQTLIRFYENIKTLPSHIKKVMTLENDDKTYNTEETLTVCQNETIPLVFDYHHHMANLCDKPLDELLLPIFETWKHRGLTPKIHLSSPKSEKTFRSHADFVNAEFVKPLIQLLRPLQMDVDFMIEAKLKDQACLQLVEDLSKIRGVKRIGGATLEWN; this is encoded by the coding sequence ATGAAATTCAGATTTGGATATGTTTCCACAGCGACGAACCTTTGGGACGCTTCGCCCTCCAAAACAATGACCTTTGCACGTTACAAAGAACTGCCTGAGGAAGAACGGAAACAAAGGCTGCTGGAAATAACAAAAACAAATCTTACCAACACAAAAAGAGCATTGCATTACAATATTGGGCACGAAATCATGCTGTACCGCATGTCGAGCTCCATTGTTCCACTAGCAACCCACCCTGATGTTATGTGGGATTATCTCACGCCATTTAAGGAGGAGTTTGCAGAAATTGGACAACTCGTAAAGGAGCATGGACTGCGAGTCAGCTTTCATCCTAATCAATATACGTTATTCACTTCGCCAAGACCGGAAGTAACAAAGAATGCTGTCATAGATATGGAATATCATTACAAAATGTTAGAAGCAATGGGAGTAGAGGATAGAAGTGTTATTAATATTCATATTGGCGGCACATACGGTGACAAGGAGCAAACACTTATCCGCTTTTATGAAAATATCAAGACATTGCCATCACATATCAAAAAGGTAATGACATTAGAAAATGACGACAAGACATATAACACAGAGGAAACATTAACAGTATGTCAAAACGAAACAATTCCGCTTGTCTTTGACTATCATCATCATATGGCAAACTTATGTGATAAACCGTTAGATGAGCTTTTATTGCCAATATTTGAAACTTGGAAACACCGCGGACTTACTCCGAAAATCCATTTGTCTTCTCCCAAGTCTGAGAAGACATTCCGCTCACACGCAGATTTTGTTAACGCAGAGTTTGTCAAACCACTCATCCAGCTATTGCGTCCTCTTCAGATGGACGTCGATTTCATGATTGAGGCAAAGCTGAAGGATCAAGCTTGTTTACAGCTTGTTGAGGACTTAAGCAAGATTCGCGGAGTTAAAAGAATCGGCGGAGCAACATTAGAATGGAATTAA
- a CDS encoding DUF2529 domain-containing protein yields MLKMFSTQLSGLFKRLHEKEEESIEDSARILAQALGGDGKIFIYATNEMKAVVSESLYSAEPLQGAEEWTEEHSIDNVNPNDRFLMFSRTSDDPELLPFAKKLAEEFIPFVSVSTIMSADLEGLQDIADVHIDLKLTKGLLPDEEGNRFGYPASVAALFVYYGIKFTLDEFIKEFEL; encoded by the coding sequence TTGCTAAAAATGTTCTCCACTCAATTAAGTGGTTTATTTAAAAGACTTCACGAAAAGGAAGAAGAATCAATTGAGGATAGTGCCAGAATACTTGCCCAAGCTCTTGGCGGTGATGGAAAAATCTTCATTTATGCCACTAATGAAATGAAGGCAGTTGTTTCTGAAAGCTTGTATAGTGCTGAACCACTACAAGGGGCAGAAGAATGGACAGAGGAGCACTCGATTGATAATGTTAACCCAAATGACCGCTTCTTAATGTTCTCACGAACGTCAGATGATCCGGAGCTTCTACCTTTTGCCAAGAAGCTTGCCGAAGAATTTATTCCTTTTGTCTCAGTTAGCACCATAATGTCTGCTGATTTAGAAGGACTACAAGACATTGCAGATGTTCATATTGACCTTAAGTTGACGAAAGGCCTGCTGCCTGATGAAGAAGGCAATCGCTTCGGTTATCCCGCTTCTGTCGCTGCTTTATTTGTCTATTATGGCATCAAGTTTACGTTGGATGAATTTATTAAGGAATTTGAACTGTAA
- a CDS encoding ATP-binding cassette domain-containing protein, producing the protein MITVQKVSKTFKDKKTYIAALKHVSFHIEKGETVGLLGENGAGKTTLLRSIATLLQPTEGSITVSGFDTKTNPNEIKQKIGVLFGGETGLYDRLTARENLEYFARLYGLSKHETRVRIDELARMFGMRDYLDRKVGNFSKGMRQKVAIARTLIHNPEIILFDEPTTGLDITSSNVFRQLVHQLKQDGKTIIFSSHIMEEVSLLCDSVAMMHKGELVHHGSLESLYKAEGSNDLNYIFMSRLVRGGNAHVS; encoded by the coding sequence ATGATAACAGTACAAAAGGTATCGAAAACATTTAAAGATAAAAAGACTTATATAGCAGCATTAAAACATGTGTCTTTCCATATAGAAAAAGGAGAAACAGTCGGCTTATTAGGAGAAAATGGAGCCGGAAAAACAACATTACTCCGGTCAATTGCTACTTTGCTGCAGCCAACAGAAGGCTCTATTACTGTCTCTGGTTTCGATACAAAGACAAATCCAAATGAAATAAAGCAAAAGATTGGAGTATTATTCGGTGGAGAAACAGGCTTGTACGATCGCTTAACAGCAAGGGAAAATCTAGAATACTTTGCCCGCCTTTACGGACTCAGCAAGCATGAAACAAGAGTACGAATTGATGAATTAGCAAGGATGTTTGGAATGAGAGATTATCTTGACCGAAAAGTCGGCAACTTCTCGAAAGGCATGCGCCAAAAAGTAGCTATAGCTAGAACGCTTATTCACAATCCAGAAATTATACTTTTTGATGAACCAACGACAGGTCTTGATATTACTTCTTCCAATGTGTTTCGTCAGCTTGTCCATCAGCTAAAGCAGGATGGCAAAACGATTATTTTCTCGAGCCATATTATGGAGGAGGTGTCCCTTTTGTGTGACAGTGTTGCTATGATGCACAAAGGAGAGCTTGTTCACCATGGCAGCCTTGAGAGCTTATATAAAGCAGAAGGAAGCAATGATTTGAACTATATCTTTATGAGCAGACTTGTTAGAGGAGGAAATGCCCATGTTTCTTAA
- a CDS encoding class II fructose-bisphosphate aldolase translates to MPLVSMKDMLNKAKAEGYAVGQFNLNNLEFTQAILQAAEEEKSPVILGVSEGAARYMGGFTTVVKMVEGLLVDYKITVPVAIHLDHGSSFEKCKEAIDAGFTSVMIDASHHPFEENVETTKKVVDYAHSKGVSVEAELGTVGGQEDDVVAEGVIYANAQECVELVKRTGIDTLAPALGSVHGPYKGEPNLGFKEMEEIGNLTGLPLVLHGGTGIPTKDIQKSVSLGTAKINVNTENQIASAKAVRETLAAKPEEYDPRKYLGPARDAIKATVIGKIKEFGSSNKA, encoded by the coding sequence ATGCCTTTAGTTTCAATGAAAGACATGTTAAACAAAGCAAAAGCAGAAGGCTATGCTGTTGGTCAATTTAACTTAAATAACCTTGAGTTCACTCAAGCAATTCTTCAAGCTGCAGAAGAAGAAAAATCTCCAGTTATCCTTGGGGTATCTGAAGGTGCTGCTCGTTACATGGGTGGTTTCACAACTGTAGTTAAAATGGTAGAAGGTTTACTTGTAGACTATAAAATCACTGTTCCAGTTGCTATTCACTTGGATCACGGTTCAAGCTTCGAAAAATGTAAAGAAGCTATCGACGCTGGATTCACTTCAGTTATGATCGATGCTTCTCACCACCCATTTGAAGAAAACGTTGAAACAACTAAAAAAGTTGTTGATTACGCTCATTCAAAAGGTGTTTCAGTTGAAGCTGAGCTTGGAACTGTTGGCGGACAAGAAGATGATGTTGTTGCTGAAGGCGTAATCTACGCTAATGCACAAGAGTGTGTTGAGCTTGTTAAACGCACTGGCATCGATACTCTAGCTCCAGCACTTGGTTCTGTTCATGGACCATACAAAGGTGAACCAAACCTTGGTTTCAAAGAAATGGAAGAAATCGGTAACCTTACTGGTCTTCCACTAGTATTACACGGAGGAACTGGTATCCCAACAAAAGATATCCAAAAATCTGTTTCTCTTGGTACAGCTAAAATCAATGTTAACACAGAAAACCAAATCGCTTCTGCTAAAGCTGTTCGCGAAACATTGGCTGCTAAACCTGAAGAGTACGATCCACGTAAATACTTAGGACCAGCTCGTGACGCTATTAAAGCAACTGTTATTGGCAAAATCAAAGAATTCGGTTCTTCAAACAAAGCGTAA